One Ooceraea biroi isolate clonal line C1 chromosome 6, Obir_v5.4, whole genome shotgun sequence genomic window carries:
- the LOC105276473 gene encoding gamma-1-syntrophin isoform X1, which produces MRINATKMSTPIEEKIDQKLKVRTGMVTVSDGKSKPVPMRLHLSMEVLKLQREDLEQAANHNKPPLDAKERMVQITRQKVGGLGLSIKGGAEHKLPVLISRIYKSQAADQCGQLFVGDAIIKVNGEYITACNHDDAVNILRNAGDIVVLTVKHYRAAKPFLQKNEKEDKLDNVANGTAEDGWISPSRQGSSPRCGHSRQSSNASSSSMQYKRWVDVITVPLMMAYVTRYIFGTDKLRRNAFEVRGLNGARTGVIHCDDSAILSQWLKYITDNITGLTHLQMKLYNRNFGVGERIEYMGWVNEAVSNSNQPWQSYRPRFLALKGPDLLLFETPPCNIGDWSRCALTFKVYQTMFRVMRESENVDERQHCFLAQSPGKPPRYLSVETRQELLRVEAAWHTAICSAVTYLKSKTFPVTFNSRSAGLTLEWTQGFTLSYEGIGEIAWRYKFSQLRGSSDDGKSRLKLHFQEPDSIAIETKELECSQLQNLLFCMHAFLTAKVAAVDPTFLTSTTP; this is translated from the exons GTGCGGACGGGGATGGTGACAGTCAGCGATGGGAAAAGCAAACCCGTCCCGATGCGTTTGCATTTGTCCATGGAGGTGCTGAAACTCCAACGAGAGGATCTAGAG CAGGCAGCGAATCACAATAAGCCGCCTCTCGATGCTAAGGAACGCATGGTGCAGATCACCAGGCAGAAGGTTGGTGGTTTAGGGCTAAGCATAAAGGGTGGAGCGGAACATAAGCTTCCAGTACTCATATCGAGAATCTACAAGAGTCAGGCGGCTGATCAATGCGGCCAGCTTTTTGTAGGAGACGCAATTATCAAAG TGAACGGGGAGTACATCACGGCATGCAACCACGATGATGCCGTCAACATTTTGAGAAACGCCGGTGACATAGTCGTCCTTACGGTCAAGCATTATCGAGCGGCCAAGCCGTTTCTACAAAAGAACG AGAAGGAAGACAAGCTGGACAACGTTGCCAATGGCACGGCGGAAGATGGATGGATATCGCCTAGCCGACAAGGGAGCAGCCCCAGGTGCGGTCACAGTCGGCAGAGTTCGAACGCATCTTCCAGTTCGATGCAATACAAGAGATGGGTGGACGTGATCACAG TCCCGTTAATGATGGCGTACGTGACGAGATATATATTCGGCACCGACAAGCTCAGGAGGAACGCGTTCGAAGTGAGAGGACTTAACGGCGCGCGCACAGGGGTGATACATTGCGACGACAGTGCTATCCTCAGTCAAtggttaaaatatataacggaTAACATTACGGGATTGACACACTTGCAG ATGAAGCTGTACAATCGCAATTTCGGAGTGGGCGAGCGCATCGAGTACATGGGCTGGGTGAACGAGGCGGTGAGCAACAGCAATCAGCCGTGGCAGAGCTACAGACCAAGATTCCTAGCTCTGAAAGGACCGGATCTGCTACTGTTCGAGACACCGCCT TGCAACATAGGCGACTGGTCACGCTGCGCGTTGACTTTCAAAGTGTACCAGACGATGTTTCGCGTGATGCGCGAGTCGGAGAACGTGGATGAGCGGCAGCACTGCTTCCTGGCGCAGAGCCCCGGGAAGCCACCGCGTTACCTGAGCGTAGAGACCAGACAAGAGCTCCTGCGGGTCGAGGCGGCGTGGCACACCGCTATATGTTCAGCTGTCACGTATTTGAAG AGCAAGACCTTCCCGGTGACGTTCAACAGTAGGAGCGCCGGTCTGACGTTGGAATGGACGCAAGGATTCACGTTGTCGTACGAGGGAATCGGTGAGATCGCGTGGCGTTACAAGTTCTCGCAACTGAGAGGATCCAGTGACGACGGCAAGAGCAGGCTTAAGTTGCACTTCCAAGAACCGGACAGCATCGCTATCGAAACGAAG GAATTGGAGTGTTCCCAGTTGCAAAACTTGTTGTTCTGTATGCATGCGTTTCTCACCGCGAAGGTGGCCGCGGTAGACCCCACGTTTTTAACGTCGACCACTCCGTAA
- the LOC105276473 gene encoding gamma-1-syntrophin isoform X2 yields MRINATKMSTPIEEKIDQKLKVRTGMVTVSDGKSKPVPMRLHLSMEVLKLQREDLEAANHNKPPLDAKERMVQITRQKVGGLGLSIKGGAEHKLPVLISRIYKSQAADQCGQLFVGDAIIKVNGEYITACNHDDAVNILRNAGDIVVLTVKHYRAAKPFLQKNEKEDKLDNVANGTAEDGWISPSRQGSSPRCGHSRQSSNASSSSMQYKRWVDVITVPLMMAYVTRYIFGTDKLRRNAFEVRGLNGARTGVIHCDDSAILSQWLKYITDNITGLTHLQMKLYNRNFGVGERIEYMGWVNEAVSNSNQPWQSYRPRFLALKGPDLLLFETPPCNIGDWSRCALTFKVYQTMFRVMRESENVDERQHCFLAQSPGKPPRYLSVETRQELLRVEAAWHTAICSAVTYLKSKTFPVTFNSRSAGLTLEWTQGFTLSYEGIGEIAWRYKFSQLRGSSDDGKSRLKLHFQEPDSIAIETKELECSQLQNLLFCMHAFLTAKVAAVDPTFLTSTTP; encoded by the exons GTGCGGACGGGGATGGTGACAGTCAGCGATGGGAAAAGCAAACCCGTCCCGATGCGTTTGCATTTGTCCATGGAGGTGCTGAAACTCCAACGAGAGGATCTAGAG GCAGCGAATCACAATAAGCCGCCTCTCGATGCTAAGGAACGCATGGTGCAGATCACCAGGCAGAAGGTTGGTGGTTTAGGGCTAAGCATAAAGGGTGGAGCGGAACATAAGCTTCCAGTACTCATATCGAGAATCTACAAGAGTCAGGCGGCTGATCAATGCGGCCAGCTTTTTGTAGGAGACGCAATTATCAAAG TGAACGGGGAGTACATCACGGCATGCAACCACGATGATGCCGTCAACATTTTGAGAAACGCCGGTGACATAGTCGTCCTTACGGTCAAGCATTATCGAGCGGCCAAGCCGTTTCTACAAAAGAACG AGAAGGAAGACAAGCTGGACAACGTTGCCAATGGCACGGCGGAAGATGGATGGATATCGCCTAGCCGACAAGGGAGCAGCCCCAGGTGCGGTCACAGTCGGCAGAGTTCGAACGCATCTTCCAGTTCGATGCAATACAAGAGATGGGTGGACGTGATCACAG TCCCGTTAATGATGGCGTACGTGACGAGATATATATTCGGCACCGACAAGCTCAGGAGGAACGCGTTCGAAGTGAGAGGACTTAACGGCGCGCGCACAGGGGTGATACATTGCGACGACAGTGCTATCCTCAGTCAAtggttaaaatatataacggaTAACATTACGGGATTGACACACTTGCAG ATGAAGCTGTACAATCGCAATTTCGGAGTGGGCGAGCGCATCGAGTACATGGGCTGGGTGAACGAGGCGGTGAGCAACAGCAATCAGCCGTGGCAGAGCTACAGACCAAGATTCCTAGCTCTGAAAGGACCGGATCTGCTACTGTTCGAGACACCGCCT TGCAACATAGGCGACTGGTCACGCTGCGCGTTGACTTTCAAAGTGTACCAGACGATGTTTCGCGTGATGCGCGAGTCGGAGAACGTGGATGAGCGGCAGCACTGCTTCCTGGCGCAGAGCCCCGGGAAGCCACCGCGTTACCTGAGCGTAGAGACCAGACAAGAGCTCCTGCGGGTCGAGGCGGCGTGGCACACCGCTATATGTTCAGCTGTCACGTATTTGAAG AGCAAGACCTTCCCGGTGACGTTCAACAGTAGGAGCGCCGGTCTGACGTTGGAATGGACGCAAGGATTCACGTTGTCGTACGAGGGAATCGGTGAGATCGCGTGGCGTTACAAGTTCTCGCAACTGAGAGGATCCAGTGACGACGGCAAGAGCAGGCTTAAGTTGCACTTCCAAGAACCGGACAGCATCGCTATCGAAACGAAG GAATTGGAGTGTTCCCAGTTGCAAAACTTGTTGTTCTGTATGCATGCGTTTCTCACCGCGAAGGTGGCCGCGGTAGACCCCACGTTTTTAACGTCGACCACTCCGTAA